In Polynucleobacter sp. AP-Ainpum-60-G11, one DNA window encodes the following:
- a CDS encoding NAD(P)/FAD-dependent oxidoreductase, with product MDRRHFIGQSAAAVGLLAGLSTQTKAATLQKAEILVIGGGYGGATAAKYLRLLSNNTARVTLIEPNTSFISCPMSNLVIGGSRTLAEITSPYDTLSKRHGIKIIQDSVTSIDADKKTVTLASGKTLRYDKAVVSPGVSLNFKSIEGLAQANKDGVTLQAWKAGPETVALHKQIAAMREGGTFAISIPEAPYRCPPGPYERACQVANYLKTHNPKGKVVILDANQDVTSKGALFKKVWAEQYAGIIEYRPKSNVVGVDAKTKTLKLEVEDDVKADVLNVLPQMAAGEIAVKSGLANSNGRWVNVNFLNFESTARKDIHVLGDAIQIAPAMPKSGHMANQHAKVAAAAIVSELSGWEVNPAPVLTNTCYSFVNDREVVHVASVHQYNAAEKTFKTVPGSGGLSPAPSTLEGVYAWGWAHNIWADSLG from the coding sequence ATGGATCGTCGACATTTTATAGGTCAGAGCGCTGCAGCAGTAGGTCTACTTGCTGGGCTATCGACCCAAACCAAAGCAGCTACTTTACAAAAAGCAGAGATACTCGTTATTGGTGGCGGATATGGTGGTGCAACGGCTGCCAAGTATCTGCGCCTGCTCTCGAATAACACTGCGCGAGTGACTCTGATTGAGCCGAATACTTCATTTATCTCCTGCCCAATGTCCAATTTGGTCATTGGTGGCTCACGTACTTTAGCGGAAATTACTTCTCCGTATGACACTCTCAGCAAGCGTCATGGCATCAAGATTATTCAAGATAGTGTCACCAGCATTGATGCAGATAAGAAAACAGTTACGCTCGCCTCAGGCAAAACGTTGCGTTACGACAAAGCGGTTGTATCCCCTGGCGTTTCGCTGAATTTCAAAAGCATTGAGGGCCTCGCACAAGCGAACAAAGATGGCGTAACTTTGCAAGCTTGGAAAGCTGGTCCAGAAACTGTTGCTCTGCATAAGCAGATTGCCGCGATGCGTGAAGGTGGTACTTTTGCCATTAGCATTCCAGAGGCTCCGTATCGCTGCCCTCCTGGACCATATGAGCGTGCTTGCCAGGTTGCCAACTACCTCAAAACCCATAACCCAAAAGGTAAGGTCGTCATCTTAGACGCCAACCAAGATGTCACATCTAAGGGGGCTTTGTTCAAGAAGGTGTGGGCTGAACAGTATGCTGGAATCATTGAGTACCGCCCCAAGAGCAATGTCGTTGGCGTGGATGCAAAAACCAAGACTCTCAAACTCGAAGTTGAGGATGATGTCAAAGCAGATGTTCTAAACGTCTTGCCGCAAATGGCTGCTGGTGAAATTGCCGTTAAATCTGGATTGGCCAATTCCAATGGTCGCTGGGTAAATGTGAATTTCCTGAACTTTGAATCAACTGCACGCAAAGACATTCACGTCTTAGGTGACGCTATTCAGATTGCGCCAGCGATGCCGAAATCTGGTCACATGGCCAACCAGCACGCCAAAGTAGCAGCTGCCGCTATCGTCTCGGAATTGAGTGGCTGGGAGGTCAATCCAGCACCGGTTCTGACTAACACTTGCTACAGCTTTGTAAATGATCGAGAAGTGGTTCACGTTGCTAGCGTTCATCAATACAACGCTGCCGAGAAAACCTTTAAGACCGTTCCAGGTTCTGGCGGCTTATCACCTGCACCATCTACCCTTGAGGGTGTTTATGCTTGGGGCTGGGCGCACAACATCTGGGCTGATAGCTTGGGCTAA
- a CDS encoding exo-alpha-sialidase, with translation MSRVIAFCFLLLASVLAYLHIDSLPAWAPFASDYPVNIANQADDALEPTEGRRPLMPLKNTAPVKMAQPTLQMDWLPDTGAPSVHAASLITLKDGAVRAFWFAGSREGAPDVVINTAVFDPRASRWSATTVVMDRVSAEKGLSRYIAKLGNPVPVRMADGRMQLFFVTVSIGGWAGSSISSVISDDEGLTWDRPQRLISSPLINLSTLVKSPALAFTDGRLGLPAYHEWIGRFGEFLRIDASRVIDKRRMSSGRSAIQPVVFTDGPQVASAFFRQTRSSSQLKQIPVSETKDAGQSWVVSKDLEIPNPNSAIAALTLANGTRLMVLNNIEAGRYRLVMVMRKANSEQWQVVQVLEDDESLINDQHREFSYPYLISANGEDAHLAYTWDRKKIRHIYFSAAWFKDAISILKEKESE, from the coding sequence ATGAGTCGTGTCATTGCCTTTTGTTTTTTACTACTGGCCTCAGTATTGGCTTACCTTCACATTGATAGTCTTCCAGCCTGGGCGCCTTTTGCAAGTGACTACCCAGTCAATATTGCCAATCAAGCAGATGATGCGCTGGAACCAACTGAAGGCAGAAGGCCGCTTATGCCCCTGAAAAATACTGCGCCTGTAAAAATGGCTCAACCAACTCTACAAATGGATTGGTTGCCGGATACGGGAGCGCCTTCAGTACATGCCGCGTCATTAATTACGCTGAAGGATGGTGCGGTAAGAGCATTTTGGTTTGCGGGAAGCCGAGAGGGTGCACCAGATGTAGTGATTAATACAGCAGTCTTTGATCCGCGGGCATCAAGATGGAGTGCTACAACTGTGGTGATGGATCGCGTTAGCGCTGAAAAAGGCCTGTCACGTTACATAGCTAAGTTAGGTAATCCCGTTCCAGTAAGAATGGCCGATGGTCGTATGCAGTTATTTTTTGTCACTGTATCGATTGGTGGTTGGGCAGGAAGCTCGATTTCTTCGGTGATTTCAGATGATGAAGGCTTAACTTGGGATCGACCACAGCGACTCATCAGCTCGCCATTAATTAATCTCAGCACTCTAGTAAAGTCCCCGGCCCTGGCGTTTACAGATGGGCGATTGGGCTTGCCGGCGTATCACGAATGGATTGGTCGCTTTGGTGAGTTTCTCAGAATCGATGCGAGTCGGGTGATTGATAAACGGCGCATGAGTTCAGGCAGGAGCGCGATTCAGCCAGTAGTATTTACTGATGGGCCGCAAGTAGCTAGTGCTTTTTTCCGTCAAACTCGATCCAGTTCACAGCTAAAGCAAATTCCCGTAAGTGAAACCAAAGATGCTGGACAGTCTTGGGTCGTATCAAAAGATCTTGAGATTCCAAATCCGAATTCCGCTATCGCCGCACTCACTTTGGCTAATGGTACGAGATTGATGGTGCTCAATAATATTGAGGCAGGGCGCTATCGCTTGGTGATGGTAATGCGTAAGGCAAACTCTGAACAGTGGCAGGTAGTTCAAGTGTTAGAAGATGACGAGTCTCTAATCAATGATCAGCATCGAGAGTTTTCTTATCCCTACTTAATTTCTGCCAATGGTGAAGATGCTCATCTTGCCTATACCTGGGACAGAAAAAAGATTCGACACATTTACTTCTCAGCCGCCTGGTTTAAGGATGCCATAAGCATTCTGAAAGAAAAGGAATCAGAATGA
- a CDS encoding glycosyltransferase family 39 protein: MRGSFTYRNAIFILLLGVFTYFYGLDSRFAPKNGDEYPYMHIVRMTADAGAWLPLQSEMDGIKNTKPPLVFWEGIVSTGWGSDWTLFALRWPSVLYTFLTAFFLFLAVARYSGKKQTGLLAVLVWLSFFATYRYGRPFLTDPPEVFWLSLPFFALLYWGRAAFESKLLFPLLAGLCFGMALLSKSFAYIVPATFALGLFYWHWREWSIPKVLLQDLYKVILIAVLALGVFALWFVLDPFPEAVWKEFVLGENAGKFEARSSNYFLDLVRGGDSIWMLALTTLANAGLFTFVLISALIQAWRERRFLSLEEILLLLLVCAFFIVFSLPSQRSGRYLLPVMPALAALIAMYWDRLPWWGFRIALLLQLVVLAALAWVGGNLQVSNFLGQPGIWNYSFLHWGFMTFSFALVLLGIISRERCKAIALAGCFLCYCALTSSLSPLEGSLGRYSQTTIQELAGKDVWVPCDYRAKDEEYRLLLPGASLHGYSAKDASQIDLLSSTYPLLALQSPIGVDPKLCESCKIVGKRMEMRARHSEAEIQAILRGHIGEHLFVNEYLVSTPATITLPLAGKDACR, translated from the coding sequence ATGCGAGGCTCTTTTACTTACCGAAATGCCATTTTCATCCTACTTTTAGGCGTATTTACCTACTTTTATGGTTTAGATAGTCGCTTTGCCCCAAAGAACGGGGATGAGTATCCCTACATGCATATTGTTCGGATGACTGCCGATGCTGGAGCTTGGTTACCCCTTCAGTCTGAGATGGATGGTATTAAAAACACCAAACCACCTTTGGTATTTTGGGAGGGTATTGTCAGTACTGGGTGGGGCAGTGACTGGACACTTTTTGCACTCCGTTGGCCTAGCGTTTTATATACGTTCCTAACGGCATTTTTCTTATTTCTGGCAGTCGCTCGGTATAGCGGAAAAAAACAGACTGGTTTATTAGCCGTCTTAGTGTGGCTATCTTTCTTTGCGACCTATCGCTATGGCCGCCCATTTTTGACCGATCCCCCTGAGGTATTTTGGTTAAGCTTGCCATTCTTTGCGTTGCTATATTGGGGTAGGGCTGCATTTGAATCTAAGCTCTTATTTCCGCTATTGGCAGGCCTCTGTTTTGGCATGGCCTTATTGTCAAAGTCTTTTGCTTATATTGTTCCTGCCACATTTGCCTTGGGCTTGTTCTACTGGCACTGGCGTGAGTGGAGTATTCCGAAGGTCTTGTTACAAGACTTATACAAGGTGATATTGATTGCTGTTCTGGCTCTAGGTGTATTTGCACTGTGGTTTGTGCTGGATCCATTTCCAGAGGCCGTCTGGAAAGAATTTGTTCTAGGTGAGAATGCTGGCAAGTTCGAAGCGCGTAGCTCTAACTATTTTTTAGATCTAGTGCGTGGTGGAGACAGCATTTGGATGTTGGCTCTAACAACTTTAGCTAATGCGGGGCTATTCACCTTCGTATTGATATCTGCCTTGATTCAAGCGTGGCGAGAGCGACGTTTTCTGTCTCTTGAAGAGATCTTGTTGCTATTGTTGGTCTGCGCGTTTTTTATTGTGTTTAGCCTGCCAAGTCAGCGCTCTGGTCGATATCTGCTGCCAGTCATGCCCGCATTGGCAGCTTTGATCGCAATGTACTGGGACCGATTACCTTGGTGGGGATTTCGAATTGCTTTGCTATTGCAGCTGGTAGTGCTTGCAGCATTAGCTTGGGTGGGTGGCAATTTACAAGTGTCGAATTTCTTGGGTCAGCCTGGAATCTGGAACTACTCCTTTTTGCATTGGGGTTTTATGACCTTCTCCTTTGCATTGGTATTACTGGGAATAATCAGTCGAGAGCGCTGCAAGGCAATCGCCTTGGCGGGATGCTTTCTTTGCTATTGCGCACTCACAAGTAGTTTGTCGCCGCTAGAGGGTTCATTGGGTCGGTATTCTCAAACCACGATTCAAGAGTTGGCTGGAAAAGATGTTTGGGTGCCTTGCGACTACCGTGCAAAGGATGAGGAGTACAGACTCTTGCTACCGGGGGCAAGCTTACATGGCTATTCAGCGAAAGATGCCAGCCAAATTGATTTGCTGAGCAGTACTTATCCATTGCTTGCGCTTCAGTCGCCGATAGGCGTTGATCCCAAACTCTGTGAGTCTTGCAAGATCGTAGGTAAGCGCATGGAGATGCGAGCCCGTCATTCTGAGGCAGAGATTCAGGCGATACTGAGAGGCCATATTGGAGAGCACTTATTTGTGAATGAATATCTAGTATCTACACCTGCAACGATTACATTGCCATTAGCAGGCAAGGATGCTTGTCGATGA
- a CDS encoding c-type cytochrome, giving the protein MTETIPMQVKYLKPILVAGTLIGLSQWSGLSFAQTADQLYKRGLAATCANCHGTDGKGVVDGGMPLINNLTSQEMLAKLKAYKSGALEGTIMPQLAKGYTDEQLTTIANQLGKKQ; this is encoded by the coding sequence ATGACGGAGACTATTCCTATGCAAGTGAAGTATTTAAAACCCATTTTGGTGGCCGGCACCCTCATTGGCTTAAGCCAGTGGAGCGGGCTCAGTTTTGCACAAACCGCTGACCAACTCTATAAACGTGGCCTTGCCGCAACCTGCGCTAATTGTCACGGCACCGATGGCAAAGGCGTGGTTGATGGTGGCATGCCACTAATTAACAACCTCACCAGTCAAGAGATGTTAGCCAAGCTCAAGGCATATAAGAGCGGCGCGCTAGAGGGCACCATCATGCCCCAGCTAGCAAAAGGCTATACAGATGAACAACTCACTACTATTGCCAATCAACTTGGCAAGAAACAATAA